In one window of Nocardia brasiliensis DNA:
- a CDS encoding ABC transporter ATP-binding protein yields the protein MATRISGAVITDESVRTPASAEREAAAVAAPAAPVAQVRGLVRDFDGRRVLDGLELELAPGEFVALLGRSGSGKSTLLRALAGLDEGVRGELHTRGTIAVAFQEPRLVPWKRVLANVYLGLRQRDPKRAARAALAEVGLAERAEAWPLTLSGGEAQRVSLARALVREPDLLLLDEPFSALDALTRITIHRLVIELWQRRKPAVLLVTHDVEEALRLADRVLVLGAGRIAHESRIELPRPRRSEHPQLLTLRNTLLAQLGVAPEGTA from the coding sequence ATGGCGACGCGGATTTCTGGGGCAGTGATCACCGACGAGTCGGTCCGCACGCCCGCCTCGGCCGAGCGGGAAGCGGCTGCCGTGGCCGCGCCCGCGGCGCCCGTCGCCCAGGTGCGCGGCCTGGTCCGCGACTTCGACGGCAGGCGCGTGCTCGACGGTCTCGAGCTCGAGCTCGCCCCCGGCGAGTTCGTCGCGCTGCTCGGCCGCAGCGGATCGGGCAAGTCCACCCTGCTGCGCGCCTTGGCGGGCCTCGATGAGGGGGTGCGGGGTGAGTTGCACACGCGAGGCACGATCGCCGTCGCCTTCCAGGAACCGCGCCTGGTGCCCTGGAAGCGCGTGCTGGCGAACGTGTATCTCGGTCTGCGACAGCGGGATCCGAAGCGGGCGGCGCGGGCCGCCCTGGCCGAGGTCGGCTTGGCCGAGCGGGCCGAGGCGTGGCCGCTGACCCTCTCCGGCGGTGAGGCCCAACGCGTCAGCCTGGCCCGTGCGCTGGTGCGGGAACCGGATCTGCTGCTGCTCGACGAGCCGTTCAGCGCCTTGGACGCGCTCACCCGGATCACCATCCACCGGCTCGTCATCGAGCTGTGGCAGCGCCGCAAGCCCGCCGTCCTGCTGGTCACCCACGACGTGGAAGAGGCGTTGCGACTGGCCGATCGGGTGCTGGTGCTCGGCGCAGGCCGGATCGCCCACGAGTCCCGCATCGAGCTGCCGCGGCCGCGCCGCAGCGAACATCCCCAACTGCTCACCCTGCGCAACACACTGCTCGCCCAGCTGGGCGTGGCACCGGAAGGAACCGCATGA
- a CDS encoding ABC transporter substrate-binding protein: MKAARLLLATTLALVAALGTACGSDQADDTALRPDGSVDLAKVTLRLGDQKGIGLQALLTAAGELDQTPYRIEWSQYQAGPPMLEAINSGAVDFGGVGNSPPVFAAAAKSAIKIVGAYQSGKEGQGIVVPKDSPLRTPQDLRGKKIAVTKGSSAHHHLLTVLNKAGIEWGQIEPQYLQPPDALAALSTGRVDAWAIWDPYTAQAEQQSNARILVDGNGYITGDAFFVAGAKTLDRKGTTAALRDLLARIARAHTWVNEHPEQWAKTYAELTGLPYDVIIAVVKRGRYVDHQLDASTIAAEQGVADAFADAGLIPRKVTIADYIDTRFNDLFPAS; encoded by the coding sequence ATGAAAGCCGCGAGGCTGCTGCTCGCAACGACACTCGCCCTGGTGGCCGCGCTCGGCACGGCCTGCGGGTCCGACCAGGCCGACGATACGGCGCTGCGGCCGGACGGCTCGGTCGATCTGGCCAAGGTGACGCTGCGCCTGGGCGATCAGAAGGGCATCGGGCTGCAGGCGCTGCTGACCGCCGCTGGCGAGCTGGACCAAACCCCGTACCGGATCGAATGGTCGCAGTACCAGGCCGGCCCGCCGATGCTGGAGGCGATCAATTCCGGCGCGGTCGATTTCGGCGGCGTCGGCAACTCGCCGCCGGTCTTCGCGGCGGCCGCCAAATCGGCGATCAAGATCGTCGGTGCGTATCAGTCCGGCAAAGAGGGCCAGGGCATCGTCGTGCCCAAGGACTCGCCGCTGCGTACCCCGCAAGACCTGCGCGGCAAGAAAATCGCGGTCACCAAGGGCAGCTCCGCGCATCATCACCTGCTCACCGTGCTGAACAAGGCGGGGATCGAGTGGGGCCAGATCGAGCCGCAATACCTGCAACCGCCGGACGCGCTGGCCGCGCTGTCCACCGGCCGGGTGGACGCCTGGGCCATCTGGGATCCGTACACCGCGCAGGCCGAGCAGCAGTCGAACGCGCGAATCCTGGTGGACGGCAACGGTTACATCACCGGCGACGCCTTCTTCGTCGCGGGCGCCAAGACGCTGGACCGCAAAGGGACCACCGCCGCGCTGCGCGATCTGCTCGCCCGCATCGCACGGGCGCACACCTGGGTCAACGAGCATCCCGAGCAGTGGGCGAAGACCTACGCCGAACTCACCGGCCTGCCCTATGACGTGATCATCGCCGTCGTCAAGCGGGGTCGCTACGTCGACCATCAGCTCGACGCGTCCACCATCGCCGCCGAACAGGGCGTGGCCGACGCCTTCGCCGACGCCGGGCTCATTCCGCGCAAGGTCACCATCGCCGACTACATCGACACCCGCTTCAACGACCTGTTCCCCGCTTCCTGA
- a CDS encoding LLM class flavin-dependent oxidoreductase codes for MTLSFHWFLPTYGDSRGLVAGGHGTFMSGDRPATLRYLNQIGAAAEDNGFEAVLTPTGAWCEDAWLTTAMLVDTTETLKFLVAFRPGLVSPTLAAQMAGTFQRHSRGRLLLNVVTGGEPHEQQAYGDFLDKDQRYARTGEFLHVVRELWTAQEPISFEGEHVKVRDALLSNRPDPIPPIFFGGSSAPAGPVAARYADTYLTWGEPLLAVSRKLEWIRRLAVDAGRVLDYGLRIHVISRDTSEQAWAEADRLLQGIDPADIERVQASLARSESEGQRRMSELHGGSTDRLEIAPNLWAGVGLVRGGAGTALVGSHAEVAERLIEYSKLGISHFILSGYPHLEEAYWFGEGVLPILERKGLWRHPTRGTAPRAATPFAASASS; via the coding sequence ATGACTTTGTCGTTCCACTGGTTCCTGCCCACCTACGGTGATTCCCGCGGCCTGGTCGCGGGCGGGCACGGCACCTTCATGTCCGGCGACCGCCCGGCCACCCTGCGCTATCTGAACCAGATCGGCGCCGCGGCCGAGGACAACGGCTTCGAGGCGGTGCTCACCCCGACCGGCGCCTGGTGCGAGGACGCCTGGCTCACCACGGCGATGCTGGTCGACACCACCGAAACGCTGAAGTTCCTCGTGGCGTTCCGGCCCGGTCTGGTGAGCCCGACGCTGGCCGCGCAGATGGCTGGCACCTTCCAGCGGCACTCGCGGGGCAGGCTGCTGCTGAACGTGGTGACCGGCGGCGAACCGCACGAGCAGCAGGCCTACGGCGACTTCCTGGACAAGGACCAGCGCTACGCGCGCACCGGCGAATTCCTGCACGTCGTCCGCGAGCTGTGGACCGCGCAGGAGCCGATCTCGTTCGAGGGCGAGCACGTGAAGGTCCGTGACGCGCTGCTGAGCAACCGGCCCGATCCGATCCCGCCGATCTTCTTCGGCGGATCCTCCGCGCCCGCGGGACCGGTCGCGGCCCGCTATGCCGACACCTATCTCACCTGGGGTGAACCGCTGCTCGCGGTCAGCAGGAAACTGGAATGGATCCGCCGCCTGGCCGTCGACGCGGGCCGGGTGCTCGACTACGGCCTGCGCATCCACGTGATCAGCCGCGACACCTCCGAGCAGGCCTGGGCCGAGGCCGATCGGCTGTTGCAGGGCATCGACCCCGCCGACATCGAGCGCGTGCAGGCCAGCCTGGCGCGCAGCGAGTCCGAGGGCCAGCGCCGGATGTCGGAACTGCACGGCGGCAGCACCGACCGGCTCGAGATCGCGCCCAACCTATGGGCTGGCGTCGGGCTGGTCCGCGGCGGCGCGGGAACCGCGCTGGTCGGCTCGCACGCCGAGGTCGCCGAGCGCCTGATCGAGTACTCGAAGCTGGGCATCAGCCATTTCATCCTCTCCGGCTACCCGCACCTCGAGGAGGCGTACTGGTTCGGCGAGGGCGTGCTGCCGATCCTCGAGCGCAAGGGCCTGTGGCGGCATCCGACGCGCGGGACCGCCCCGCGCGCGGCCACGCCGTTCGCCGCGTCCGCCAGCAGCTGA
- a CDS encoding APC family permease produces the protein MTTAPAQRWRRRVPDTATTDGAPKLARKLGRIDLTAMGVGTIVGAGIFVITGVAAAEKAGPSIVLSFMLAGTVCVLVALCYSELAAMVPVSGSAYTYTYATLGEGPAFLVGWNLLLEFVIAGAAVAIGWSGTTVSALDSMFGITVPHAIAAGPGEGGIVNLPAVLIIGVIVAVLVGEVSLTAKITKALVGVTIGVLVLVVAVGAPHIEVDNWAPFAPFGFVGIIGGAAIAFFAFLGFDVVAASAEEARNPRRDVPFAIIGTVLIATLLYALVSAVLTGIAPFATLNNGAPIATAFSGLRIGWIGNVIVIASVIALTKGLLLIVYAQVRLSFAMCRDRLLPFGLARTGKRATPVRLTLLLGVCCAAIAGLLPIDIVVELVNIGALSAFAVVCVGVLVLRRAEPERERPFRTPLVPLVPILALVGCVLLATTLDGLTWVRFAVWVIIGLAVYLGYSRKRSTLA, from the coding sequence ATGACCACCGCACCCGCTCAGCGCTGGCGCCGCCGCGTCCCCGATACCGCCACCACCGACGGCGCGCCGAAGCTGGCGCGCAAGCTCGGGCGCATCGACCTCACGGCGATGGGCGTCGGCACCATCGTGGGTGCGGGCATCTTCGTGATCACCGGTGTCGCCGCCGCGGAGAAGGCCGGACCGTCCATCGTGCTGTCGTTCATGCTGGCGGGCACGGTCTGTGTGCTCGTCGCGCTGTGCTACAGCGAACTCGCGGCGATGGTGCCGGTGTCCGGCAGTGCCTACACCTACACCTATGCCACGCTCGGTGAAGGACCCGCGTTCCTGGTCGGCTGGAATCTGCTGCTCGAATTCGTCATCGCGGGCGCGGCCGTGGCGATCGGCTGGTCGGGTACCACGGTGTCGGCGCTGGATTCGATGTTCGGCATCACCGTGCCGCACGCCATCGCGGCGGGCCCCGGTGAGGGCGGAATCGTGAACCTGCCCGCGGTGCTGATCATCGGCGTGATCGTCGCGGTGCTGGTCGGTGAGGTGTCGCTGACCGCGAAGATCACCAAGGCGCTGGTCGGGGTGACCATCGGCGTGCTGGTGCTGGTGGTCGCCGTCGGCGCGCCGCACATCGAGGTGGACAACTGGGCCCCGTTCGCGCCCTTCGGTTTCGTCGGCATCATCGGCGGCGCGGCGATCGCCTTCTTCGCGTTCCTCGGCTTCGACGTCGTCGCCGCCTCGGCCGAGGAGGCCCGCAACCCGCGCCGCGACGTGCCGTTCGCGATCATCGGCACCGTGCTCATCGCCACCCTGCTGTACGCGCTGGTGAGCGCGGTGCTCACCGGGATCGCGCCGTTCGCCACGCTGAACAACGGCGCGCCGATCGCCACCGCGTTCAGCGGGCTGCGCATCGGCTGGATCGGCAACGTCATCGTGATCGCCTCGGTCATCGCGCTGACCAAGGGCCTGCTGCTGATCGTGTACGCCCAGGTGCGCCTGAGTTTCGCGATGTGCCGAGATCGGTTGCTGCCCTTCGGTCTCGCGCGGACCGGCAAGCGCGCCACGCCCGTGCGACTCACCCTGCTGCTCGGCGTGTGCTGCGCGGCCATCGCCGGACTGCTGCCCATCGATATCGTGGTCGAACTGGTGAACATCGGCGCGCTGTCCGCGTTCGCGGTGGTGTGCGTCGGGGTGCTGGTGCTGCGGCGGGCCGAACCCGAGCGGGAACGCCCCTTCCGCACCCCGCTCGTTCCGCTGGTGCCGATCCTCGCGCTCGTCGGTTGCGTACTGCTCGCCACCACGCTGGACGGTCTGACCTGGGTGCGGTTCGCGGTCTGGGTGATCATCGGCCTCGCGGTGTACCTGGGCTACAGCCGCAAGCGCTCCACCCTCGCCTGA
- a CDS encoding YybH family protein: MSEDEKQIRVLIERWAAAVHAGDLDTVLADHAPDIVMFDVPPPDEGLRGIDAYRAAWPGFFEWQAKGASFDIVSLDITAGADVAFAHALLLCGTPEDFDANPGRRLRLTLGLRKQNGRWSVTHEHHSFPDTSLPPI, encoded by the coding sequence GTGTCGGAGGACGAGAAGCAGATCCGGGTCTTGATCGAGCGGTGGGCCGCGGCCGTGCACGCGGGCGATCTCGACACCGTCCTCGCCGATCACGCGCCCGACATCGTCATGTTCGACGTCCCGCCGCCGGATGAGGGGCTGCGCGGTATCGACGCCTACCGCGCGGCCTGGCCCGGGTTCTTCGAATGGCAGGCCAAGGGCGCGAGTTTCGACATCGTCTCCCTCGACATCACCGCGGGCGCCGATGTCGCGTTCGCGCACGCCCTGCTGCTGTGCGGCACGCCAGAGGATTTCGACGCGAATCCCGGCCGCCGCCTCCGGCTCACCCTCGGCCTGCGCAAGCAGAACGGCCGCTGGAGCGTGACCCACGAGCATCACTCGTTCCCCGACACCTCGCTGCCCCCGATCTGA
- a CDS encoding SRPBCC family protein, with translation MGHVEHSAACKAPADFAFGYVADYRNVPRWMFGIRHFTPVGEQTSGVGAVFDTALHLGPTTLHLRADTIEWLEGARITMRAIKGIEGSIRWDFEAIDPDTTNVGATADYRVPGGLAGRVLDRVIQAFIGPAIRHTEKHLREQIETSYRESGRRPE, from the coding sequence ATGGGCCATGTCGAGCACAGCGCGGCGTGTAAAGCGCCGGCGGACTTCGCATTCGGCTACGTCGCCGACTATCGCAACGTGCCGCGGTGGATGTTCGGCATCCGGCACTTCACCCCCGTCGGCGAGCAAACCTCCGGTGTCGGAGCGGTTTTCGACACTGCGCTGCACCTGGGCCCTACCACCTTGCACCTGCGCGCCGACACCATCGAATGGCTCGAGGGCGCCCGGATCACCATGCGGGCCATCAAGGGCATCGAAGGATCGATCCGATGGGATTTCGAGGCCATCGACCCTGATACGACGAACGTCGGTGCCACCGCGGACTATCGAGTCCCCGGCGGACTCGCGGGCCGGGTGCTCGATCGAGTGATCCAGGCCTTCATCGGCCCCGCCATCCGGCACACCGAGAAGCACCTCCGCGAGCAGATCGAGACCAGCTACCGGGAGTCCGGACGGCGTCCGGAATGA
- a CDS encoding siderophore-interacting protein — MATTTRTNRPTMAYATLQVSRVARLTPHMVRITLTGQDPAALSNAGPDQYTKVFFPLPGQRRPVVPPPLDAGDQAMSWYHQYLAMPDAIRPPMRTYTVRAQRPELGELDIDFVLHTEHAGPASDWAAKAVPGAEIGMLCPPFALYCPQPGVAWQLAVGDETAIPAIGSIIEGLEPGAVLRAFIEVSGPAEEQRFDTAGDVRIEWIHRGDRRPGDAVVAAVQAAEFPAGAPYAWISGEANLVKLTRRHLVRERGIDKHSITFTGYWRVGRTEEDNGRENVRRAAAGEPLVDED; from the coding sequence ATGGCAACCACGACGCGCACGAACCGCCCGACCATGGCCTACGCGACGCTCCAGGTCAGCCGGGTGGCGCGACTGACACCGCACATGGTTCGCATCACGTTGACCGGGCAGGACCCGGCCGCGCTGAGCAATGCCGGACCCGATCAATACACCAAGGTTTTCTTCCCGTTGCCGGGGCAGCGGCGGCCCGTCGTCCCGCCGCCGCTCGACGCGGGGGATCAGGCGATGAGCTGGTACCACCAGTACCTCGCCATGCCCGATGCGATCCGCCCGCCGATGCGCACCTACACCGTGCGCGCGCAACGTCCCGAACTCGGCGAGCTCGACATCGACTTCGTCCTGCACACCGAACACGCCGGGCCCGCGTCGGATTGGGCGGCCAAGGCGGTGCCCGGCGCCGAAATCGGCATGCTGTGCCCACCATTCGCGCTGTACTGCCCGCAACCCGGGGTGGCATGGCAGCTGGCGGTCGGCGACGAGACCGCGATCCCGGCGATCGGTTCGATCATCGAAGGGCTCGAGCCGGGGGCGGTGCTGCGCGCGTTCATCGAGGTGTCGGGTCCTGCGGAGGAGCAGCGGTTCGACACGGCGGGTGACGTGCGGATCGAATGGATCCACCGCGGCGACCGGCGCCCCGGCGACGCCGTCGTGGCGGCCGTGCAGGCGGCCGAGTTTCCCGCCGGCGCGCCGTACGCGTGGATCTCCGGCGAGGCGAACCTCGTCAAGCTCACTCGCAGGCATCTGGTCCGTGAGCGCGGCATCGATAAGCACTCGATCACCTTCACCGGCTATTGGCGGGTGGGTCGCACCGAGGAGGACAACGGCCGCGAGAACGTGCGCCGCGCCGCGGCGGGGGAGCCGCTGGTCGACGAGGACTGA
- a CDS encoding HAD family hydrolase, which yields MTWTVGFDLDMTLIDSRPGVGRAVDILAAEFEVPLRGADFADRLGPPLATLLVEAGAPEELVPALVTRYRELYPSVVSSIPAMPGAEAALAAVDARGGRVLVVTGKHGPLAQLHIDELGWRIDHLAGDLWSAGKASVLREEGAHLFVGDHAGDMRGARAAGVLAVGVTTGPCDATELRAAGADVVLADLTEFPEWLAEQAF from the coding sequence GTGACCTGGACGGTGGGCTTCGACCTCGATATGACGCTGATCGACTCGCGACCGGGGGTTGGCCGGGCCGTCGACATTCTCGCGGCGGAATTCGAGGTGCCGCTGCGCGGTGCGGATTTCGCGGATCGACTCGGACCGCCACTGGCCACCCTGCTGGTCGAGGCCGGTGCGCCGGAGGAACTCGTCCCGGCCCTGGTGACCAGGTATCGCGAGCTGTATCCCTCGGTCGTGTCCAGCATTCCGGCGATGCCGGGCGCCGAGGCCGCACTGGCCGCGGTCGACGCGCGCGGCGGGCGGGTGCTCGTCGTCACCGGCAAGCACGGACCGCTCGCCCAGCTGCACATCGACGAACTCGGTTGGCGCATCGACCATCTCGCGGGCGACCTATGGTCGGCGGGCAAGGCGAGCGTGCTGCGCGAGGAGGGCGCGCACCTGTTCGTCGGCGATCACGCCGGCGATATGCGCGGGGCGCGAGCGGCGGGCGTGCTCGCGGTCGGGGTCACCACGGGGCCATGCGATGCCACCGAGCTGCGCGCGGCAGGGGCCGATGTCGTGCTCGCCGACCTCACCGAGTTTCCCGAATGGCTTGCCGAACAGGCATTTTGA
- the fabG gene encoding 3-oxoacyl-ACP reductase FabG, translated as MDRFTEKVAVVTGAAQGIGAATALRLAVEGATVAVLDRQAPEDTLAQITRAGGKAVGYVCDVTDRASVQGAFEQVATDLGAPQILINNAGITRDDLFFRLSEDDWNAVLSVNLTGAYHCAQVAQKYMVAQRYGKIVSLSSRSALGNRGQANYAAAKAGIQGLTATLAIELGPYNINVNAVAPGYIATAMTAATAERVGMSAEQHQRTVAERTPLGRVGQPAEVAAVIAFLASDEASYVSGQTLYVNGGAR; from the coding sequence ATGGACCGGTTCACCGAGAAGGTCGCCGTCGTGACGGGTGCGGCGCAGGGCATCGGCGCGGCCACCGCGCTGCGGCTCGCGGTCGAGGGCGCCACGGTCGCCGTGCTCGATCGCCAGGCGCCGGAGGACACCCTGGCACAGATCACCCGCGCGGGCGGCAAGGCCGTCGGCTACGTCTGCGACGTCACCGACCGCGCCTCGGTGCAGGGTGCTTTCGAGCAGGTCGCCACCGACCTCGGTGCGCCGCAGATCCTGATCAACAACGCCGGCATCACCCGTGACGACCTGTTCTTCCGGCTGAGCGAGGACGACTGGAACGCCGTGCTCTCGGTGAACCTGACCGGCGCGTACCACTGCGCGCAGGTCGCGCAGAAATACATGGTGGCCCAGCGCTACGGCAAGATCGTCTCGCTGTCGAGCCGGTCCGCCCTCGGCAATCGCGGCCAAGCCAACTACGCGGCGGCCAAGGCGGGCATCCAGGGCCTGACCGCCACCCTCGCCATCGAACTCGGCCCGTACAACATCAACGTCAACGCCGTCGCGCCCGGCTACATCGCGACCGCGATGACCGCGGCCACCGCCGAGCGCGTCGGCATGTCGGCCGAGCAGCATCAGCGCACGGTCGCCGAACGCACCCCGCTCGGGCGGGTCGGGCAGCCCGCCGAGGTCGCCGCGGTCATCGCGTTCCTCGCCAGCGACGAGGCGTCCTACGTCAGCGGCCAGACGCTCTACGTCAACGGCGGCGCGCGGTAG
- a CDS encoding SDR family NAD(P)-dependent oxidoreductase, translated as MTTTTTALVTGANKGLGRETVRRLGELGWQVFLGARDADRGKQAAAELAEQGLHVEFVHLDVTSAASVAAAVATVRARTAALDVLINNAGIPGEFRAPEQTRAEDLRPVFETNVFAPVQVTNAFLPLLRAAAHPRVVMVSSGMGSLTITADPQRLESTLPNLGYSPSKAALNMIMSQYSRALPEIRFNAADPGYTATDFNNHGGYQTVTEGTDAIVGLATAGPDGPTGGYFDRAGALPW; from the coding sequence ATGACGACAACGACAACGGCACTGGTGACCGGTGCGAACAAGGGGCTCGGCCGCGAAACGGTGCGCAGGCTCGGCGAATTGGGCTGGCAGGTGTTCCTCGGTGCGCGCGATGCCGATCGCGGGAAGCAGGCGGCGGCCGAGTTGGCCGAACAAGGGCTGCACGTCGAGTTCGTGCACCTGGACGTCACGTCCGCAGCGTCCGTCGCGGCGGCGGTCGCCACGGTGCGCGCGCGGACCGCCGCGCTGGACGTGCTGATCAACAACGCGGGCATTCCCGGCGAGTTCCGCGCACCGGAGCAGACGCGGGCCGAGGACCTGCGCCCGGTCTTCGAGACCAACGTGTTCGCCCCGGTTCAGGTGACCAACGCGTTCCTGCCGTTGCTGCGCGCGGCGGCGCACCCGCGCGTGGTGATGGTGTCGAGCGGCATGGGCTCACTGACCATCACCGCCGACCCCCAGCGGCTCGAGTCGACGCTGCCGAACCTTGGCTACAGCCCGTCGAAGGCGGCGTTGAACATGATCATGTCGCAGTACTCGCGCGCGCTGCCGGAGATCCGGTTCAACGCGGCCGACCCTGGTTACACCGCAACGGATTTCAACAACCACGGCGGATATCAAACCGTCACCGAGGGCACCGACGCCATCGTCGGGCTGGCCACCGCGGGACCGGACGGCCCCACCGGCGGGTACTTCGACCGAGCGGGTGCGCTGCCCTGGTGA
- a CDS encoding helix-turn-helix transcriptional regulator, giving the protein MDRTELAALLRQARSRTQPREVGLPAGVRRQVPGLRREEVAQLAGISVDYVVRLEQGRGPRPSTAVLTALARALRLNDNDRALLFQLGGAAPPQPGHIAMVVRPSVLRLLDRMADLPALVMSAKGDVLAWNPMATALLGDFSALPAAHRNMIWQCFLGTETGRIRHTPEEFRILGVYGVGTLRSAKARYPTDPELDRLINELRTHSTQFEQLWRERPSGLWRDATKIIEHPELGRLVVECDTLLIPDTDQTLVVYSAEPNTPAASTLDLLRVTGAQQFSERH; this is encoded by the coding sequence ATGGACCGCACCGAACTCGCCGCGCTGCTGCGGCAGGCCCGCAGCCGGACACAGCCGCGCGAGGTCGGCCTGCCCGCGGGTGTGCGGCGGCAGGTGCCCGGCCTGCGCCGCGAGGAAGTGGCGCAGTTGGCGGGCATCAGCGTCGATTACGTGGTGCGCCTCGAACAGGGCAGGGGCCCGCGCCCGTCGACCGCCGTGCTCACCGCGCTGGCACGCGCCCTGCGGCTCAACGACAACGACCGCGCCCTGCTGTTCCAGCTCGGCGGCGCCGCACCGCCACAACCGGGTCACATCGCGATGGTGGTGCGGCCCAGCGTCTTACGGCTGCTCGACCGGATGGCCGACCTGCCCGCGCTGGTGATGTCCGCGAAAGGCGATGTGCTGGCCTGGAATCCGATGGCCACCGCGCTGCTCGGCGACTTCTCCGCCTTGCCTGCCGCGCACCGCAACATGATCTGGCAGTGCTTCCTGGGGACCGAGACGGGCCGGATCCGGCACACGCCAGAAGAGTTCCGGATCCTCGGCGTGTACGGCGTAGGCACCCTGCGCAGCGCGAAAGCCCGCTACCCGACCGATCCGGAACTCGATCGCCTGATCAACGAACTGCGCACGCACAGCACACAGTTCGAACAGCTCTGGCGCGAACGACCGTCCGGCCTGTGGCGCGACGCCACCAAAATCATCGAGCACCCCGAACTCGGCCGCCTCGTCGTCGAATGCGACACCCTGCTCATCCCCGACACCGACCAAACCCTCGTCGTCTACTCCGCCGAACCGAACACCCCCGCCGCCTCCACCCTCGACCTCCTCCGCGTAACCGGCGCCCAGCAGTTCAGCGAACGCCACTGA